Proteins encoded within one genomic window of Ammonifex degensii KC4:
- a CDS encoding polyprenyl synthetase family protein: protein MLTFWGDLREDLARVEEEIRRVVAGAPPPLREAALHLLAAGGKRLRPALALLCAHFGRYSLERVLPLAAAVELIHMATLVHDDVIDGAEMRRGIPTVHARWGPETAIKVGDVLFAQAIELVSSYEDSAVARKLAATCLSMCTGEFAQERESYSPQQSVWRYFRRIRRKTALFIGAACELGARVCEAPLVVCQALRQYGLALGMAFQVVDDVLDLVAEERVLGKVVGGDIRQGIATLPVIYAWSRSKKGRRLKEILCMRGKSEAEVQEAIAIVREAGGIGFSLEVARAFAAKALRFLRPLPAIPQRRRLEQIAEFVITRSF, encoded by the coding sequence GTGCTGACTTTCTGGGGGGACCTGCGAGAAGATCTGGCCCGCGTAGAGGAGGAAATCCGAAGGGTGGTGGCGGGCGCGCCTCCTCCTTTGCGCGAGGCGGCGCTTCACCTGCTGGCCGCTGGGGGCAAGCGCCTGCGGCCAGCTTTGGCTTTGCTCTGTGCCCACTTCGGCCGTTACTCTTTGGAACGGGTCCTCCCGCTGGCGGCGGCGGTGGAACTCATCCACATGGCCACACTGGTGCACGACGACGTGATCGACGGAGCCGAGATGAGGCGAGGCATCCCCACGGTGCACGCCCGCTGGGGTCCGGAGACGGCCATCAAGGTGGGGGATGTCCTTTTTGCCCAGGCCATCGAGCTGGTCTCCAGCTACGAAGATTCGGCGGTAGCGCGGAAACTGGCAGCTACCTGCCTGTCCATGTGCACAGGAGAATTTGCGCAAGAAAGAGAAAGCTACAGCCCCCAACAAAGTGTTTGGCGCTATTTCCGGCGCATTCGCCGCAAGACAGCCCTTTTTATCGGTGCGGCCTGCGAGCTGGGGGCCAGGGTATGCGAGGCCCCGCTCGTGGTCTGCCAGGCCCTGAGGCAGTACGGGTTGGCTTTAGGAATGGCCTTCCAGGTGGTAGACGATGTTCTCGACCTGGTGGCGGAGGAGCGGGTATTAGGTAAGGTGGTAGGGGGAGATATCCGCCAGGGGATAGCCACCTTGCCCGTTATCTATGCCTGGAGCCGGAGCAAGAAGGGACGGAGGCTTAAAGAGATCCTCTGCATGCGGGGGAAGAGCGAGGCAGAGGTTCAGGAGGCTATTGCCATAGTCAGGGAGGCTGGGGGAATAGGCTTCAGTCTAGAAGTGGCACGGGCTTTTGCCGCCAAGGCCCTGCGTTTTCTCCGTCCCCTTCCTGCCATACCGCA
- a CDS encoding TraR/DksA C4-type zinc finger protein → MEERTRNERLPLREAIGELSLADNHPADVGSELFERAKDLALREDALLKLQVIEDALRRLEEGTYGYCESCGAPIPRERLEAVPYTTLCHACKERQEAKGVRRLRPVEEEVLGIPFLEAGDDLGYNQEEVWEGVAQHSLSTELEERGGADEIPVTREDGVWYQDFRPYEDPPADEP, encoded by the coding sequence TTGGAGGAGAGGACCCGGAACGAGCGCTTACCTCTGCGCGAGGCTATTGGAGAGCTCTCTTTGGCCGACAACCACCCGGCCGATGTGGGGAGCGAGCTTTTCGAGCGGGCCAAAGACCTGGCTTTACGGGAGGATGCCCTTCTGAAGCTCCAGGTCATAGAGGATGCCCTTCGCCGGCTGGAAGAAGGGACTTACGGCTACTGTGAAAGCTGCGGGGCACCCATCCCCCGCGAGAGGTTAGAGGCGGTTCCCTATACTACCCTCTGTCACGCCTGCAAGGAAAGGCAGGAGGCAAAAGGGGTAAGACGCCTCCGCCCGGTGGAAGAGGAAGTCTTGGGTATTCCCTTCCTTGAAGCGGGAGATGACCTAGGTTACAATCAGGAGGAGGTATGGGAGGGAGTGGCCCAGCACTCCCTCTCCACCGAGCTGGAGGAGCGGGGAGGGGCAGATGAAATACCGGTCACGCGGGAAGACGGCGTTTGGTATCAAGATTTCCGTCCCTACGAAGATCCGCCGGCGGACGAGCCTTAA
- a CDS encoding DUF5665 domain-containing protein, producing MKAVSPKEEARLAYLLGQLERRTKELALQVEKMRLAEYVRLLEHPWRLMYVNFISGVARGLGIAVGFALLSSVLLYLLRVLVTANLPGIGRFIAEIVRMVELHLY from the coding sequence ATGAAGGCGGTGTCTCCTAAGGAAGAAGCAAGACTTGCCTACCTGCTGGGGCAGCTGGAGAGGCGGACTAAAGAGCTAGCCCTGCAGGTGGAGAAGATGCGGCTGGCCGAATACGTAAGGCTTCTGGAGCACCCCTGGCGTCTGATGTATGTGAACTTCATTTCCGGGGTGGCGCGGGGATTGGGGATAGCGGTGGGCTTTGCTCTGCTCAGCAGTGTTTTGCTTTACCTCCTGCGGGTGCTGGTGACGGCCAACCTTCCGGGGATAGGCCGCTTTATCGCGGAAATCGTGCGCATGGTGGAGTTACATCTTTACTAA
- a CDS encoding YlzJ-like family protein, whose product MLLYTPLPLELVWEEEKVPVQCLCFLKGVPVLVEVTGPGEGKIVRVLATDPFSFLDAALTPGQKVWLREGE is encoded by the coding sequence TTGCTGCTTTATACTCCTCTCCCCTTGGAGTTGGTGTGGGAGGAAGAAAAAGTGCCCGTTCAGTGCCTCTGCTTTTTAAAAGGAGTTCCGGTGCTGGTGGAGGTCACAGGACCAGGGGAAGGTAAGATCGTGCGGGTTCTGGCTACCGATCCTTTTTCTTTCCTTGACGCTGCTTTAACGCCAGGGCAGAAGGTGTGGCTCAGGGAAGGGGAATGA
- a CDS encoding ClpP family protease, giving the protein MREMGTMVVPQPRSNIHCLTIVGQIEGHLVLPPQNKTTKYEHVLPQLVALEQHPEIEGILVILNTVGGDVEAGLAIAEMLASLSKPTVSLVLGGGHSIGVPIAVAARYSFITETASMTIHPIRLTGQVIGVPQTWEYLEKMQDRVIKFVVRHSRIEEWRFRELMFRSGELARDIGTVLVGREAVDCGLIDEVGGVRKALAKLRELIALNRASPPVFPN; this is encoded by the coding sequence ATGCGGGAGATGGGGACGATGGTAGTACCGCAGCCCCGCAGCAACATCCATTGTCTCACCATCGTGGGGCAGATTGAGGGGCATCTGGTCCTGCCCCCGCAGAACAAGACCACCAAGTACGAGCACGTTCTTCCTCAGCTTGTGGCCCTGGAGCAGCACCCGGAAATAGAGGGGATACTGGTGATCCTTAACACGGTTGGGGGAGACGTGGAGGCGGGCTTGGCCATCGCGGAGATGCTAGCCTCCCTTTCCAAGCCCACCGTTTCCCTGGTTCTCGGCGGCGGCCACTCCATAGGTGTCCCGATTGCGGTAGCGGCCCGCTACTCTTTCATCACCGAGACGGCCAGCATGACCATCCATCCCATAAGACTTACCGGCCAGGTGATAGGCGTACCGCAGACTTGGGAGTACCTGGAAAAGATGCAGGATAGGGTCATAAAGTTCGTGGTACGGCACTCGCGCATAGAGGAGTGGCGCTTCCGGGAGCTGATGTTCCGCTCGGGGGAATTGGCCCGGGACATAGGGACAGTGCTGGTGGGAAGGGAAGCGGTGGACTGCGGGCTCATCGACGAGGTGGGAGGGGTGCGGAAGGCGCTCGCCAAGCTCCGGGAGCTCATCGCCCTCAACCGGGCCTCTCCTCCCGTTTTTCCCAATTAG
- a CDS encoding RsmB/NOP family class I SAM-dependent RNA methyltransferase: MAGRWEDFLQRMACLLGEEVKPFAEALRRSEFPALRVNTLKLLPEHFAKRSPFPLEPVPWCPEGFVVPDIGARPALHPYHAAGLYYLQDPAAMLAGVLLDPRPGEWVLDLCAAPGGKATHLAARLQNCGVLVANDPNPRRVTVLARNLERIGVTCAVVLQEEPARLAQRFAGLFDRVLVDAPCSGEATLAHDPEARRRWSPKKLRSMAAWQGRILAEAARLTRPGGYLLYATCTFAPEENEEVIASFLEAHPEFRLVEVERHPLFDRGHPEWSRLPLPELARAVRLWPHRGPGKGHFYALLQKEGEETPPRPQPRNLLPLEAEKAYRTFCERHLKDAPAKEGLVLWWEGVYRVPLPLEMLEGLRVLRPGWWLGSFKQGKFVPDHALALGIKAKQANQVLSFSLSDPRLKAYLRGEELPLNAEEGWVLVAVEEFPLGWGYCRQGRLRNFYPRAWRLPTSLS; this comes from the coding sequence ATGGCCGGTAGATGGGAAGATTTTCTCCAACGTATGGCTTGCCTTCTGGGAGAAGAGGTAAAGCCTTTCGCGGAAGCCTTGAGGCGGTCCGAGTTCCCGGCACTCAGGGTAAATACTTTAAAGCTTTTGCCTGAGCATTTTGCCAAGCGCAGCCCCTTTCCCTTAGAGCCGGTTCCCTGGTGCCCAGAAGGCTTCGTGGTGCCGGATATTGGAGCCCGGCCGGCCCTTCATCCTTACCACGCCGCCGGTCTTTACTACCTGCAGGACCCGGCGGCTATGCTGGCCGGGGTTCTTTTAGATCCCCGGCCGGGAGAGTGGGTGCTGGACCTTTGCGCCGCACCGGGAGGAAAGGCCACCCATCTGGCCGCACGCCTGCAAAACTGCGGGGTTCTGGTAGCCAATGACCCTAACCCCCGGCGGGTCACCGTGCTGGCCCGCAACCTAGAAAGGATAGGGGTGACCTGCGCGGTAGTCCTGCAGGAAGAACCGGCCCGCCTGGCCCAGCGCTTTGCCGGCCTCTTCGACCGCGTGCTAGTGGACGCTCCCTGTTCGGGGGAAGCCACTTTAGCCCACGACCCGGAGGCTAGACGCCGCTGGTCGCCCAAGAAACTCCGGAGCATGGCCGCTTGGCAAGGCCGGATTCTGGCGGAAGCTGCCCGGCTTACTCGTCCAGGAGGTTATTTGCTTTACGCCACCTGCACCTTCGCACCGGAAGAAAACGAAGAAGTGATAGCTTCTTTTTTGGAGGCCCATCCCGAATTTCGTTTGGTAGAGGTAGAAAGACACCCGCTCTTTGACCGGGGACATCCGGAATGGAGCCGCCTTCCCCTCCCCGAACTTGCGCGGGCAGTGCGCCTCTGGCCCCACCGGGGACCGGGGAAGGGGCATTTTTACGCCCTTTTGCAGAAGGAAGGGGAAGAAACTCCTCCCCGCCCCCAGCCCCGTAATCTTCTTCCTCTGGAAGCGGAAAAAGCTTACCGCACTTTCTGCGAGCGGCACTTGAAGGACGCACCGGCCAAAGAGGGTCTGGTGCTCTGGTGGGAAGGAGTTTACCGCGTCCCCCTTCCCTTGGAAATGCTGGAGGGTTTGCGGGTGCTCCGCCCCGGCTGGTGGCTGGGAAGCTTTAAGCAAGGGAAGTTTGTGCCCGACCACGCCCTGGCCCTTGGAATAAAGGCCAAACAAGCGAACCAGGTCTTATCTTTCTCCCTTTCTGACCCCAGGCTCAAAGCATATCTGCGCGGAGAGGAGCTCCCTTTGAACGCGGAAGAAGGATGGGTGCTGGTTGCGGTGGAGGAATTCCCTCTGGGGTGGGGCTACTGCCGCCAGGGAAGGCTTAGAAATTTCTATCCTCGTGCCTGGCGCCTGCCGACCAGTTTGAGCTAG
- a CDS encoding geranylgeranyl reductase family protein, giving the protein MVGAGPAGALCACSLARAGLSVLLLEKTHFPREKPCGGGLTPKAAALLPFSFQSVVEGEVKRAILCLPGVEALEINWDRPVCFLVRREILDTHLAEQARQAGAFLREGEEVVRIEETGEAVTVTTAGGASYRAQLVIGADGALSRVARLVGRPYPRHFALAAALIPPPAWAEKRDTILIDLEALPYGYGWVFPKIDHLNAGVGSFAATRELRFYWENFLRRNGLARPFRLRAHPLALAGKETELGRGRVMLLGDAAGLVDPLTGEGLYAAFRSAELAARAILEKGVGERAVSRYRELVKASLLREYHFAYRLARLFYRFLPLIARYFSSRPEKIRYFWEFLFFGGYAELFRRVGARYWEKLLCGYLN; this is encoded by the coding sequence GTGGTGGGTGCAGGGCCGGCCGGAGCTCTGTGCGCTTGCAGCTTAGCGCGGGCCGGCCTTTCGGTCCTGCTCTTGGAAAAAACTCATTTTCCTCGGGAAAAGCCTTGCGGTGGAGGACTTACTCCCAAGGCAGCAGCTCTCCTTCCTTTTTCTTTTCAATCGGTGGTAGAGGGGGAAGTGAAAAGGGCGATCCTGTGCCTTCCCGGCGTGGAAGCCTTAGAGATCAACTGGGATCGACCGGTCTGCTTCCTGGTGCGCCGGGAGATCCTGGACACTCACCTGGCTGAACAGGCCCGCCAAGCGGGAGCCTTCTTGCGGGAAGGCGAGGAGGTGGTGCGAATTGAGGAGACCGGGGAAGCGGTGACCGTCACCACTGCCGGCGGGGCCAGTTACCGGGCGCAGCTAGTGATAGGGGCAGACGGGGCATTAAGCCGAGTGGCGCGGCTAGTCGGCCGCCCTTATCCCCGGCATTTTGCCTTGGCCGCAGCTCTCATACCTCCACCGGCCTGGGCCGAGAAAAGAGATACCATTCTCATAGACCTGGAAGCGCTGCCCTACGGCTACGGCTGGGTTTTCCCCAAAATCGACCATCTCAACGCGGGCGTGGGCTCTTTTGCCGCCACTCGCGAGCTGCGCTTTTACTGGGAAAACTTTCTCCGGCGCAACGGGTTGGCTCGGCCTTTCCGGCTGCGGGCCCACCCTCTGGCCCTGGCCGGAAAAGAGACGGAGTTGGGGCGGGGGCGGGTGATGCTTTTAGGGGACGCAGCGGGCTTGGTTGATCCCCTGACCGGTGAAGGGCTTTACGCCGCCTTTCGCAGTGCCGAGTTGGCGGCCAGGGCCATACTGGAGAAAGGGGTGGGAGAGCGGGCCGTTTCTCGGTATCGCGAGCTGGTAAAGGCCTCTCTTTTGCGCGAGTACCACTTCGCCTACCGCTTGGCTCGGCTTTTCTATCGCTTCCTTCCTCTCATTGCCCGTTACTTCTCCTCCCGGCCCGAGAAGATCCGCTACTTCTGGGAGTTTCTCTTCTTCGGCGGGTACGCTGAGCTCTTCCGCCGAGTAGGAGCCCGCTACTGGGAAAAGCTTTTGTGTGGCTATTTGAACTAG
- a CDS encoding PFL family protein, which translates to MLTIQEILETIKMIQEENLDIRTITLGISLRDCTDPDPQRCCRKIYDKITRLAARLVQVGEEIEQEYGIPIVNKRIAVTPIALVAEGSEVEDYLLFAQTLEKAAQAVGVDFIGGFSALVHKGFTRGDRLLIESIPEALARTERVCASVNVATTKTGINMDAVAIMGHIVKETAALTADRQGIGAARLVVFANAPEDNPFMAGAFHGIGEPECAVNVGISGPGVVKRAIENMPPDADLGELAEKIKKMAFKITRMGELVGREAARRLGVSFGVVDISLAPTPAVGDSVAEILEAMGIERCGAPGTTAALALLNDAVKKGGAMASSYVGGLSGAFIPVSEDAGMVRAAAEGALSLEKLEAMTSVCSVGLDMIVIPGDTPAATVAAIIADEMAIGVINNKTTGVRIIPAPGKKPGDWVEFGGLLGRAPVMPVSRFSPAAFIARGGRIPAPIQSLGN; encoded by the coding sequence TTGCTAACCATTCAGGAGATCCTGGAAACCATCAAGATGATCCAGGAGGAAAACCTGGACATCCGCACCATCACTTTGGGAATAAGCTTACGGGACTGCACCGATCCCGACCCCCAGCGCTGCTGCCGCAAGATTTACGACAAGATAACCCGCCTGGCTGCTCGTCTCGTACAGGTGGGGGAGGAAATCGAGCAGGAGTACGGCATTCCTATCGTCAACAAGCGCATTGCTGTCACTCCCATAGCGCTGGTGGCCGAAGGGTCGGAGGTAGAAGACTACTTGCTTTTTGCCCAGACGCTGGAAAAGGCGGCCCAGGCGGTGGGGGTGGACTTCATCGGCGGGTTTAGCGCCCTGGTGCACAAGGGGTTCACCCGCGGTGACCGTTTACTCATCGAGTCCATACCCGAGGCCCTGGCCCGGACGGAGAGGGTCTGTGCCTCGGTCAACGTGGCCACCACCAAAACGGGAATCAACATGGACGCGGTGGCGATAATGGGGCATATCGTCAAGGAGACGGCCGCCCTCACGGCCGACCGCCAGGGTATCGGGGCAGCACGGCTGGTGGTTTTTGCCAACGCGCCGGAGGACAATCCCTTCATGGCGGGGGCCTTCCACGGGATAGGAGAGCCGGAGTGCGCCGTGAACGTGGGGATAAGCGGCCCGGGTGTAGTTAAGCGGGCCATAGAGAACATGCCCCCCGATGCTGATCTAGGGGAGTTGGCGGAGAAGATCAAGAAGATGGCCTTCAAGATTACTCGGATGGGGGAGCTGGTGGGTCGGGAGGCAGCCCGGCGGTTAGGGGTTTCTTTCGGCGTGGTCGATATCTCCTTAGCGCCCACACCGGCGGTGGGAGACAGCGTGGCCGAGATCCTAGAAGCTATGGGGATCGAGCGCTGCGGGGCGCCTGGAACCACGGCGGCGCTGGCCCTGCTGAACGATGCGGTGAAGAAAGGTGGGGCTATGGCTTCTTCTTATGTGGGTGGCCTCTCCGGCGCCTTCATACCGGTAAGCGAAGATGCGGGCATGGTACGGGCGGCGGCGGAGGGAGCCCTTTCCCTGGAGAAGCTCGAGGCCATGACTTCTGTCTGCTCGGTAGGACTGGACATGATCGTCATACCCGGCGATACTCCGGCGGCCACCGTGGCCGCCATCATCGCCGACGAAATGGCCATAGGGGTGATAAACAACAAGACCACCGGGGTGCGCATCATCCCCGCACCGGGGAAGAAGCCGGGCGACTGGGTAGAGTTCGGGGGCCTCTTGGGTCGGGCTCCGGTCATGCCGGTAAGCCGCTTCTCCCCTGCTGCCTTTATCGCCCGCGGGGGGCGCATTCCTGCCCCCATCCAAAGCTTGGGTAACTGA
- a CDS encoding ACT domain-containing protein, whose translation MGTAPERIIVTVLGKDRVGIIAGVASVLAEHNVNILDISQTILQEFLAMIMIADISQCTVDLNTLKERLAAKGRELGVRIDAQHEDVFLYMHRI comes from the coding sequence ATGGGAACGGCACCCGAACGTATTATCGTTACCGTTCTGGGAAAAGACCGCGTGGGCATTATCGCCGGGGTGGCCTCGGTCCTGGCCGAGCACAATGTCAACATCCTGGACATAAGCCAAACCATCTTGCAAGAATTCTTAGCCATGATTATGATCGCCGACATAAGCCAGTGCACGGTGGATCTAAATACTTTGAAGGAGCGCCTGGCGGCCAAGGGCCGGGAGCTCGGCGTGCGCATCGATGCCCAGCACGAGGACGTCTTTCTTTACATGCACCGGATATAG
- the secF gene encoding protein translocase subunit SecF has protein sequence MRLHFVRWRFLWYALSLAVILPGLVSLFLRGLNLGIDFTGGSLIEVEFHRPVEIAEVRQVMASFGLQDALIQKSGTSVFLIRTRPLEEKQSQEVVKALEQKIGPLTLLRSEKVGPVIGKELTRKAFLASGLSLVILLIYLAIRFDFKQGVAAIIGLVHDVLVVLGIFSIFQLEVDSSFVAAVLTTLGYSLHDTVIVFDRIRENIKIRKLSEPLADVINLSIWQTLTRSINTVMTVLFVLVALYFLGGSTLRNFVLALIIGVISGAYSSVCDASPIWYDLKRWEEKRRAKALKARRA, from the coding sequence TTGCGCTTGCACTTCGTTCGCTGGCGTTTCCTCTGGTATGCCCTGTCTTTAGCCGTGATCCTGCCGGGCCTGGTATCGCTCTTCCTGAGGGGCTTGAACCTGGGGATAGACTTCACTGGCGGAAGCCTCATAGAGGTGGAGTTTCATCGCCCGGTGGAAATTGCCGAAGTAAGGCAGGTGATGGCGAGCTTCGGCCTACAAGACGCCCTCATCCAGAAGAGCGGTACTTCGGTCTTTCTCATCCGGACCCGTCCCTTGGAGGAAAAACAAAGCCAAGAGGTAGTGAAGGCTCTGGAGCAAAAGATAGGACCGCTTACTCTCCTGCGTTCGGAGAAGGTGGGACCGGTCATCGGCAAGGAGCTTACCCGCAAGGCCTTCCTGGCTTCGGGGCTTTCCCTGGTCATCCTCCTCATTTACCTGGCCATCCGCTTCGACTTCAAGCAGGGTGTGGCGGCCATAATCGGCCTGGTGCACGATGTGCTGGTGGTTCTGGGTATATTTTCTATCTTCCAGCTAGAGGTAGACAGTTCCTTCGTAGCGGCGGTACTTACCACCTTGGGCTACTCCCTGCACGACACGGTCATCGTTTTCGACCGCATCCGTGAAAACATCAAGATAAGGAAGCTCAGCGAGCCTCTGGCCGACGTCATCAACCTCAGCATCTGGCAGACCTTGACGCGCTCCATAAACACTGTCATGACGGTACTTTTTGTGCTGGTGGCCCTCTACTTCCTGGGGGGTAGCACCCTACGCAACTTCGTCCTGGCCCTGATTATAGGCGTGATAAGTGGCGCCTATAGTTCCGTCTGCGATGCCAGCCCTATCTGGTACGACCTCAAGCGCTGGGAAGAGAAGCGGCGGGCCAAGGCCCTGAAGGCGAGGAGGGCTTGA
- the secD gene encoding protein translocase subunit SecD, which produces MRWNKLLTLLAVVTVVGVAMWFAFLPPIKNIPWLPVTKHVRLGLDLQGGVHVVLQAVDTPEAKVTPQAMKQVLAILQERVNRFGVTEPIIQQQGARRVIVELPGVKDPDEVVNTLIRTAFLEFKTESGEVIVTGRDLKEAREAIDPATNQPVVNLTFNAEGAEKFKKATEENLGRPIGIYLDGKLIQNPVVKSVIPDGKAQITGYRSLEEAHRVAVLLQSGALPVKLEILEKRTVGPTLGADSLHKSLFAGAIGVAAILIFMLLYYRVPGLIADFCLGIYALLVLLVFVALKATMTLPGIAGYLLSFGVAVDANILISERIKEELRSGKSLRTAVDHGFKYAFRAIFDANVTTVLGALVLYYFGTGPIRGFALTLAVGVIASFLTAVTMTRWLLRLVLDTGLIKNPKLYGA; this is translated from the coding sequence GTGCGTTGGAATAAGCTACTTACCTTGTTAGCGGTGGTTACCGTCGTCGGGGTAGCTATGTGGTTTGCCTTCCTACCCCCGATAAAAAACATTCCCTGGTTGCCCGTAACTAAGCACGTGCGCCTGGGGCTTGACCTCCAGGGCGGAGTGCACGTGGTGCTCCAGGCGGTAGATACCCCGGAGGCTAAGGTCACTCCCCAGGCCATGAAGCAGGTCCTGGCTATTTTGCAGGAGCGGGTCAACCGCTTCGGCGTCACCGAACCCATCATCCAACAGCAGGGTGCTCGCCGGGTCATCGTGGAGCTCCCTGGGGTAAAGGATCCCGATGAGGTGGTGAACACCCTAATCCGCACCGCCTTCCTGGAATTTAAGACCGAAAGTGGAGAAGTGATCGTCACCGGCCGGGACCTGAAGGAGGCGCGTGAAGCCATAGATCCTGCCACCAACCAGCCGGTGGTGAACCTCACCTTCAACGCCGAAGGAGCAGAGAAGTTCAAGAAGGCTACCGAAGAGAACCTGGGGCGGCCCATAGGGATCTACCTCGATGGTAAGCTCATCCAGAACCCCGTCGTGAAGTCGGTTATACCGGACGGGAAGGCGCAGATCACTGGCTACCGCTCGCTGGAGGAGGCCCACCGGGTGGCGGTGCTCCTGCAGTCGGGCGCCTTGCCGGTGAAGCTGGAGATCCTGGAGAAGCGCACGGTGGGGCCCACGCTAGGGGCGGATTCGCTGCACAAGTCGCTTTTCGCCGGGGCCATCGGCGTGGCTGCCATCCTCATCTTCATGCTCCTCTATTACCGGGTGCCGGGACTCATCGCCGACTTCTGCCTGGGCATTTACGCCCTGCTGGTGCTCCTGGTCTTCGTCGCCCTCAAGGCCACTATGACCCTTCCTGGCATTGCTGGGTATCTCCTGAGCTTTGGTGTGGCGGTGGACGCCAACATCTTGATCTCGGAGCGCATAAAGGAGGAGCTGCGTAGCGGCAAAAGTCTGCGGACTGCCGTCGATCACGGATTTAAGTACGCCTTCCGGGCCATCTTCGACGCCAACGTCACCACCGTTCTGGGTGCCCTGGTTCTCTACTACTTCGGCACCGGTCCCATCCGAGGTTTCGCCTTGACCCTGGCAGTGGGCGTCATCGCCAGCTTCCTAACGGCGGTCACCATGACGCGCTGGCTCCTGCGCCTGGTCCTGGATACGGGGCTCATCAAAAACCCCAAGCTTTACGGAGCTTAA
- a CDS encoding HD domain-containing protein, translating to MQRREGKVITLQDVKRNPVVETFIRKGNQFLGEMGYTEHSFRHVNLVATIARNILERLNYPPREAELAAIAGYLHDIGNVVSRNDHGISGALIAYRILSDMGMPPEELAIVISAIANHEEEYGQPVNNVAAALILADKSDVHRSRVRNPDPATFDIHDRVNYAVEHSFLWVNEEKRIITLELTIDIQICPVMEYFEIFLSRMALCRRAAKFLKADFELMINGAKLL from the coding sequence ATGCAGCGCCGGGAAGGAAAAGTGATAACTCTCCAGGATGTAAAAAGGAATCCGGTAGTAGAAACTTTTATTCGTAAAGGCAACCAGTTCCTGGGAGAGATGGGTTACACCGAGCACAGCTTCCGCCACGTCAACTTGGTGGCCACCATTGCCCGCAACATACTGGAGAGGTTAAATTACCCTCCCCGGGAGGCGGAGCTGGCTGCCATAGCGGGGTACTTGCACGACATAGGGAACGTGGTCAGCCGCAACGACCACGGCATTTCCGGTGCCCTCATCGCTTACCGGATCCTAAGTGATATGGGCATGCCGCCGGAGGAGCTGGCCATTGTCATTTCTGCCATAGCCAATCACGAAGAAGAATACGGACAGCCGGTCAACAACGTAGCGGCAGCGCTCATCTTGGCCGACAAGTCAGATGTGCATCGCTCGCGGGTGCGCAACCCCGACCCGGCCACTTTTGATATCCATGACCGGGTAAATTACGCCGTGGAGCACTCTTTTCTTTGGGTTAACGAGGAAAAACGCATTATCACCCTAGAGCTTACCATTGACATCCAGATATGCCCGGTAATGGAGTATTTTGAGATCTTTCTTTCCAGGATGGCCCTGTGCCGCCGGGCAGCTAAATTTTTAAAGGCCGATTTTGAACTCATGATCAACGGGGCGAAGCTACTCTAG
- the yajC gene encoding preprotein translocase subunit YajC — protein sequence MVSQQLVSILWLVAIIALFYFLLIRPQQVRQRKHQEMLKALKVDDRVVTIGGIIGTIAKIKEDTVILRVADNVRIEILKQAIAQVLSQAEEGERK from the coding sequence ATGGTGTCGCAGCAACTGGTATCTATCCTTTGGCTGGTGGCCATCATCGCCCTTTTTTACTTTCTCCTGATCCGGCCGCAGCAGGTGCGCCAGCGCAAGCACCAGGAGATGCTCAAAGCGCTGAAGGTAGACGACCGGGTGGTGACCATCGGCGGTATTATCGGTACCATCGCCAAGATCAAGGAGGACACTGTGATCCTCCGGGTGGCGGACAACGTGCGTATCGAGATACTGAAGCAGGCCATCGCTCAGGTACTGAGCCAAGCAGAAGAGGGCGAGCGCAAGTAG